The genomic interval TGCCGCACCCTCCCTTATAGCTGGTAACACTATTATCTTGAAGCCTTCTAGTGTTACTATGCAATGTGGATTGGAAATAGAGAAAATCTTTGAGAAAATCGGTTTACCTGATTTTGTATTCAAGACCGTTATAGCTTCAGGAACTGAGGCTGAATATTTGATTGATTCTGAGGATGTAAGTGCTGTTACTTTTACTGGGAGCGTACCTGTGGGGGCAAAAGTTGCGCAACACGCAACCTCAAAATTAAAGAAAATTGTATTAGAGTTAGGGGGAAGTGACCCCTTCATAGTTTGTGAGGATGCTGATATAGAAAAGGCATCTAGTGGAGCAGTCAAAGGTAGATTTATTAATTGTGGTCAAAGTTGTATTGCTTCAAAACGCTTTATAGTTGTCAAAAATGTTGCAAATCAATTCTTAGAAAAATTCATCGAAAAGACCGAGAAACTCAAGATTGGTGATCCATTATCTGAAGAGACTGACATTGGTCCGATGGTCAATCAGGCTGCAATTGAAAATATCGATGATATGGTAAAGCAATCCATTAAAGAAGGAGCTGAATTAGCTACTGGTGGGCAAAGGATAGGTAAAGAAAATGGCAGTAAAGGATTCTTTTATAGGCCCACAATTCTTAAGAATGTTACCCCAAGAATGGGGGTAGCAAGGGAAGAAACTTTTGGTCCCGTTGCTCCCGTTATTGTTGCTGAAGATGAGCAACAGGCACTTGAAATAGCAAACGATACAAAATTTGGATTGGGTGCAAGTGTGTGGACCCAAAATCTAAACAAAGCCGAAAAATATTCAAAATTACTTCAGGCAGGAATAGTGACAGTCAATAACGTAGTAGTTTCCGATCCTAGGGTACCTTTTGGTGGAATCAAAAATAGTGGATTTGGGCGCGAACTATCAAAGCATGGAATGTTTGAGTTTGTAAATATCAAATCAATAAGGTTTTATGATCAGTTGATTCACCAGCATTACGTAGAGTGATAATAAAACATATCATGTATTGATGTAAGCCTCAA from Candidatus Nitrosocosmicus hydrocola carries:
- a CDS encoding NAD-dependent succinate-semialdehyde dehydrogenase, translating into MNSTNVSTNKIKNNNNIPKNIQTIKTINPSTEEVLREYNLITKEEITDLARKSKKAYKEWRKDYKRRTGFLYAFANEFKKERERLAKVATLEMGKTIKEARSEIDKCAWAMEYFADNGGVFLHDEVINTDARKSIVTFEPLGVIASLMPWNFPYWQALRFAAPSLIAGNTIILKPSSVTMQCGLEIEKIFEKIGLPDFVFKTVIASGTEAEYLIDSEDVSAVTFTGSVPVGAKVAQHATSKLKKIVLELGGSDPFIVCEDADIEKASSGAVKGRFINCGQSCIASKRFIVVKNVANQFLEKFIEKTEKLKIGDPLSEETDIGPMVNQAAIENIDDMVKQSIKEGAELATGGQRIGKENGSKGFFYRPTILKNVTPRMGVAREETFGPVAPVIVAEDEQQALEIANDTKFGLGASVWTQNLNKAEKYSKLLQAGIVTVNNVVVSDPRVPFGGIKNSGFGRELSKHGMFEFVNIKSIRFYDQLIHQHYVE